The following proteins are co-located in the Maridesulfovibrio sp. genome:
- a CDS encoding aldehyde ferredoxin oxidoreductase family protein — protein sequence MQGWAGWILRVDLDSGTINRIPLDPDIARRFVGGRGLNSLTLFNEIGPHIDPLSPENIYCFGAGPLSGTPLGLTSRVEVSTLSPYSGILGDGNAGGSLAFTMKRAGLDQIVISGRAETPCYLLVEDGRAELHDAEQLWGLSVWETTDKLQEKHGKSASVACIGQAGENLVRVATTMVDKYASAARGSGAVLGSKKLKAVVVKGSGRVSLANADKFKQLADEDRKFFNESDFQRDVVGQYGTHIGMLMWEPGFRNYEKYWQGEDVPDKLRPEAWKEFSIGRHGCHGCHVRCKDYYRIPSGSRAGETGKAMEYECIFCLGTNCGITDPVAIMEMENICDAYGMDVLALGNTVAMLKDLYSRGMISEELSDGLNLSWENHTDQIELLHRTAMRQGLGNLVAEGMYTLAKRLGGKAMDYCYHVKGLSRGPYPSGVFSLAHATSTRGADHLRGRSWAFSQPDPDMFPILKEHGLLMENVDDDPAPAVIVGERMTTLTDCIGRCKGAVNNWISAMPLVWKKPIFEGLAELLSAATGVDYTAEKLEQAADRVYALEHAFNIRQGTTRKDDRMPQKPEIRDTEKGKEDLLRHEQHLSRYYELRGYDQQGRPTPERLKELGLEFVSQGLVETPARKEWDGPPMWKLDDYPCGGKRC from the coding sequence ATGCAAGGCTGGGCAGGATGGATTTTACGGGTTGATCTGGATAGTGGAACAATAAACAGAATCCCCCTTGACCCTGACATTGCGCGAAGATTTGTCGGCGGCCGAGGATTAAATTCACTGACCTTGTTTAATGAAATCGGGCCGCATATAGACCCCCTTTCCCCTGAAAATATATATTGCTTCGGAGCAGGCCCCCTATCCGGGACACCCTTGGGACTGACCAGTAGAGTTGAAGTCAGCACACTTTCCCCGTATTCCGGCATACTCGGTGACGGCAATGCAGGTGGTTCTCTGGCATTTACGATGAAGCGGGCCGGATTGGACCAGATTGTCATCAGCGGACGGGCAGAAACTCCCTGCTACCTGCTCGTGGAAGACGGTCGGGCGGAACTGCATGATGCAGAACAGCTCTGGGGACTATCGGTATGGGAAACCACAGATAAGCTTCAGGAAAAGCACGGCAAATCCGCCAGCGTAGCCTGCATAGGTCAGGCCGGGGAAAATCTGGTCCGGGTGGCTACCACCATGGTGGATAAATACGCCTCCGCTGCACGAGGCTCCGGAGCGGTGCTCGGCTCCAAAAAGCTCAAGGCCGTTGTGGTCAAAGGCAGCGGGAGGGTCTCTCTGGCAAATGCTGACAAATTTAAACAACTTGCAGACGAAGACCGCAAATTCTTCAATGAATCAGATTTCCAGCGCGATGTTGTCGGTCAGTACGGGACGCACATCGGAATGTTGATGTGGGAGCCGGGATTTCGCAATTATGAAAAGTACTGGCAGGGCGAAGATGTGCCGGACAAGCTACGCCCGGAAGCATGGAAAGAATTTTCTATTGGCAGACACGGCTGTCACGGCTGCCATGTCCGTTGCAAGGATTATTACCGCATCCCATCCGGATCCCGGGCCGGGGAAACCGGTAAGGCCATGGAATACGAATGCATCTTCTGCCTCGGCACCAATTGCGGAATCACCGATCCGGTAGCGATCATGGAAATGGAGAATATCTGTGACGCTTACGGCATGGATGTTCTGGCCCTCGGCAACACCGTGGCTATGCTCAAGGACCTGTATAGCCGGGGAATGATCAGTGAGGAACTGAGCGACGGACTTAACCTGAGCTGGGAAAACCACACCGACCAGATTGAACTTCTGCACCGGACAGCCATGCGCCAAGGTCTGGGCAACCTTGTGGCCGAAGGCATGTACACCCTTGCAAAACGGCTTGGCGGCAAGGCTATGGATTATTGCTACCATGTCAAAGGACTTTCGCGCGGCCCCTATCCCAGCGGCGTATTCTCACTGGCCCACGCCACCTCCACCCGTGGAGCCGATCACCTGCGCGGTCGTTCATGGGCCTTCAGCCAGCCCGACCCGGACATGTTTCCAATCTTGAAGGAACATGGATTGCTGATGGAAAATGTGGATGACGATCCGGCTCCGGCAGTAATTGTCGGCGAACGCATGACCACCCTGACTGACTGCATCGGTCGTTGTAAGGGGGCGGTGAACAATTGGATCAGCGCCATGCCTCTAGTCTGGAAAAAGCCCATATTCGAAGGCTTGGCAGAACTGCTCAGTGCAGCAACCGGAGTCGATTATACTGCCGAAAAGCTGGAGCAGGCGGCAGACCGGGTCTATGCGCTGGAACATGCCTTCAACATCCGGCAGGGAACCACCCGCAAGGATGACCGCATGCCCCAGAAACCGGAAATCCGCGATACGGAAAAAGGAAAGGAAGACCTGCTAAGGCACGAACAGCACTTAAGCCGCTACTACGAACTGCGCGGTTATGATCAGCAAGGCCGTCCCACTCCGGAACGGCTTAAGGAACTGGGACTGGAATTTGTCTCCCAAGGTCTGGTAGAGACGCCGGCCCGCAAGGAATGGGATGGTCCGCCCATGTGGAAGCTGGACGATTATCCCTGCGGGGGAAAGCGCTGCTAA
- the ade gene encoding adenine deaminase encodes MQLSRMIDLARGSGRVDLVIRNCRVVNVLSGEIHQADVGIAEGLFLGFGPYEGNREYDAKGRFLLPGLVEGHIHIESTLLTPPVFARAVAEHGTAAVVCDPHEIANVLGRTGVEYMLKTSRDLPMSIFFMFPSCVPATALEDSGARLNSVDVEHFLRLYPDRILGLAEMMNFPGVLAGDEVVLSKLKAAAGKVIDGHAPLLSGMDLNSYVLAGPRSDHECSHVSEALEKLRAGMHLMMREGSLERNMEELLGVVNDFNSQNISIVTDDRNVLDLRENGHLDYGLRRAVALGMDPLRAVQMVSINPARYFGLHGYGAIGPGFKANCFLVDDLKDFPIHEVFLNGLPLDEHDFESGNGLPVRSSMNVGADINEFMFAPEEGSGKIRVIGTSHGQLLTENLILEPLLEDGIPIADPARDICKLTVIERHRATGNRATGFVRGLGLAGGAIAGTVAHDSHNLIVAGMDDADMVLAAQEVVRMGGGFAVVRDGSILATLPLPIAGLMSDKGLIEVAEGVRELNRATQKLGCSYNPFMLISFLALPVIPSLKLTDRGLVDVDAFDFTGLWTD; translated from the coding sequence ATGCAGCTGTCCCGAATGATTGATTTGGCCCGGGGTTCGGGACGCGTTGATCTGGTTATTCGTAACTGTCGGGTGGTTAATGTGCTCAGCGGGGAAATCCATCAGGCGGATGTCGGCATTGCTGAAGGATTGTTCTTGGGGTTCGGACCTTATGAAGGCAACCGCGAATATGATGCTAAAGGGCGGTTCCTGCTTCCGGGACTGGTGGAAGGCCATATTCACATTGAATCCACTTTGCTGACTCCGCCCGTTTTTGCTCGCGCCGTTGCTGAGCATGGAACAGCTGCTGTTGTTTGCGATCCTCATGAAATAGCTAATGTCTTGGGTCGGACGGGGGTGGAGTATATGCTTAAGACTTCCCGTGACCTGCCGATGTCCATCTTTTTTATGTTTCCATCCTGTGTTCCGGCCACTGCATTGGAGGATTCCGGTGCACGGCTCAATTCTGTTGATGTGGAGCATTTTCTGCGCCTCTATCCGGACAGGATTCTGGGGCTGGCAGAGATGATGAACTTCCCCGGAGTTCTTGCCGGAGATGAAGTTGTTCTTTCCAAGCTGAAAGCTGCCGCGGGCAAGGTTATTGACGGCCATGCTCCGCTTCTTTCTGGCATGGACCTGAACAGCTATGTTCTTGCCGGACCGCGCAGTGATCATGAATGTTCCCATGTTTCTGAAGCACTGGAGAAACTGCGCGCGGGCATGCATTTGATGATGCGTGAAGGCTCGCTTGAACGGAATATGGAAGAGCTGCTGGGCGTGGTTAATGACTTCAATTCGCAGAATATTTCCATAGTTACTGACGATCGCAACGTGCTGGACCTGCGGGAGAACGGGCATCTTGATTATGGCCTGCGTCGGGCTGTCGCTCTGGGAATGGACCCGCTCAGGGCGGTGCAGATGGTCTCCATAAATCCGGCCCGCTATTTCGGTTTGCACGGTTACGGGGCAATCGGACCGGGCTTCAAGGCCAACTGCTTTTTGGTGGATGACCTTAAGGATTTTCCTATTCATGAAGTATTCTTGAACGGATTGCCTCTGGATGAACATGATTTTGAATCCGGTAATGGATTGCCTGTGCGCAGTTCCATGAATGTTGGTGCTGACATTAATGAATTCATGTTTGCACCGGAAGAGGGCAGTGGAAAAATTAGGGTTATCGGAACATCCCACGGTCAGTTGCTGACTGAAAATCTGATTTTGGAACCGCTGCTTGAAGACGGCATACCCATTGCCGATCCCGCACGTGATATCTGCAAGCTTACGGTCATCGAAAGACATCGGGCCACAGGTAATCGCGCTACCGGTTTTGTGCGCGGGTTGGGGCTTGCCGGAGGGGCCATTGCCGGGACAGTGGCCCATGATTCCCATAACCTGATAGTTGCCGGGATGGATGACGCGGACATGGTGCTGGCTGCACAGGAAGTGGTGCGCATGGGCGGCGGTTTTGCTGTTGTCCGTGACGGCAGTATCTTGGCTACCTTGCCCTTACCCATTGCAGGATTGATGAGCGACAAGGGACTTATCGAGGTGGCTGAAGGGGTGCGCGAGCTGAATCGGGCCACACAAAAGCTTGGCTGTTCCTACAATCCTTTTATGCTAATATCCTTTTTGGCCCTCCCGGTAATCCCCAGTCTGAAACTTACCGACCGGGGATTAGTGGATGTGGATGCATTTGATTTCACAGGGTTATGGACAGATTAG
- the fliD gene encoding flagellar filament capping protein FliD encodes MADIGRVGAQVSSAGKTSSYWSGKTKFEKLGNGTDFGKIVETSIKQQGFHQRRLEKWRAQWVKKQESLKELNSQMVTLSTALKEMDSIGKFMGRTTTVTAPDYISVTADSTAPVSPYAVEINQLACNDIWTSSVGFPSEKTVISPTASKVSISCGGKTVNIDVPAGTTVRGLVSMLNATEELKGRVNVEAVKTGNDYRLKFSSLKMGDANRITFNNSTTLLPLHPVGMQHLQQGQNSKIKIDGFPSGTDKWIERDSNTITDAAQGLTLTLKSITSPKVVIVNVNTDTEKVIENIRNFVEQVNIVRKALRDISKVDSETNEASVLTGNYGVQLAAQRFKDLTATKGSGFNNYDSSTGTGDKFNTLRTLGIETETDQGSPDFGLLKIDEEKFQKAMKDDPEGVAKLFSADYETGSSSPNFSVKSLIKGVTKPGTHEISYTISGGKITSATINGKPARISGWEITANDMSGMGMAIRVDNQNDGTYTGTAGIKTGKVIEMVETLKDMTNSKTGILNIINNNYDDIIKNIDKKLDYEKSRLENLEKTLKAKYARLDTVLGQYSGKMQMLQGQIAKLGSGSAK; translated from the coding sequence ATGGCAGATATAGGAAGAGTAGGAGCACAGGTCTCCTCCGCCGGGAAGACCTCCAGTTACTGGTCCGGTAAGACAAAATTTGAAAAGCTGGGTAATGGTACTGATTTTGGCAAGATTGTTGAGACCTCCATTAAACAGCAAGGTTTTCACCAGCGGAGACTGGAGAAATGGCGAGCCCAGTGGGTAAAGAAGCAGGAAAGTCTTAAAGAGCTAAACTCACAAATGGTTACCTTGAGCACTGCGTTGAAGGAGATGGATTCCATCGGCAAGTTCATGGGCCGGACTACGACTGTTACTGCTCCTGATTATATAAGTGTTACTGCCGACAGTACTGCTCCGGTTTCTCCTTATGCAGTTGAAATTAACCAGTTGGCCTGCAATGATATTTGGACATCCTCAGTTGGATTTCCTTCTGAGAAAACGGTCATTTCTCCTACAGCGAGCAAAGTCAGCATAAGTTGTGGAGGCAAAACCGTAAATATTGATGTTCCGGCGGGAACAACTGTTCGCGGTCTGGTCAGTATGCTTAATGCAACTGAAGAACTTAAGGGCAGGGTGAATGTGGAGGCTGTAAAGACAGGTAATGATTATCGTCTTAAATTCAGCAGCTTAAAAATGGGGGATGCTAATAGAATTACTTTTAACAATAGCACAACCCTTCTACCGCTCCACCCTGTAGGGATGCAGCATCTTCAGCAGGGGCAGAATTCAAAAATTAAAATTGATGGATTTCCGTCAGGAACAGACAAATGGATTGAGCGTGATAGCAATACAATTACTGATGCCGCCCAGGGGTTAACTCTTACTCTCAAAAGTATCACTTCTCCTAAGGTCGTTATTGTCAACGTAAATACTGACACTGAGAAGGTAATCGAGAATATTCGTAATTTTGTGGAACAGGTGAATATAGTCCGTAAAGCTCTGCGCGATATTTCTAAGGTTGATTCCGAGACCAATGAAGCTTCGGTCTTGACTGGTAACTATGGTGTCCAGCTTGCAGCGCAAAGATTTAAGGATCTTACCGCGACTAAGGGGAGTGGATTTAATAATTATGATTCGTCAACGGGGACAGGAGATAAATTCAATACGCTGCGAACTCTTGGAATTGAAACGGAAACAGATCAGGGCTCGCCTGACTTCGGTTTATTGAAAATTGATGAGGAAAAGTTTCAAAAAGCTATGAAAGATGATCCTGAAGGGGTAGCAAAATTATTCTCAGCTGACTATGAAACAGGATCCAGTTCGCCCAATTTTTCGGTAAAATCATTAATTAAAGGGGTGACTAAACCCGGAACACACGAAATTTCTTATACTATTTCAGGTGGTAAGATTACCTCCGCGACGATCAATGGTAAGCCTGCAAGAATATCCGGTTGGGAAATAACGGCTAATGACATGTCCGGTATGGGAATGGCTATTCGGGTGGATAACCAGAACGATGGAACATATACTGGTACTGCTGGAATCAAAACCGGGAAAGTTATTGAGATGGTTGAGACGCTCAAAGATATGACCAACTCTAAGACCGGCATTCTGAATATTATTAATAATAATTATGACGACATTATCAAAAATATCGATAAAAAATTGGATTATGAGAAGAGCCGTCTGGAAAATCTGGAGAAAACCCTGAAGGCAAAATATGCCCGCCTGGATACCGTGCTTGGGCAATACAGCGGTAAAATGCAGATGTTACAAGGGCAGATTGCCAAGCTTGGTAGCGGGAGCGCAAAGTAA
- the nifA gene encoding nif-specific transcriptional activator NifA, with amino-acid sequence MYPSLHGLKLSALLAICQAIEQALDLESALDGVLSILSENLSMKRATVTLYDPETKQLSINASYGLSIEEKQRGVYRLDEGVTGRIFQTGQPYYVPDISKEPLFLDKTGARKIERAKIGFIGVPIILHSEPIGVLNVDRIFGDHVAAEEDIDFLKIVATLIGQFISLNEKILEREAALKRENTSLKYQISKKSKGLYIVGQSSAMVEVQRQLEKVAPTKATVLLLGESGVGKTLMAKIIHELSDRSSHPFIKVNCASIPENLLESELFGHEKGSFTGAVSTRPGRFEEADGGTIFLDEIGEFPMSLQAKLLRVLQEKELERIGSNKTRNIDVRILAATNRDLGVLVERNEFRLDLYYRLNIFPITVPPLRDRKEDITGLLNYFIQKMADDYGRKMFFTPAALDSLMLYDWPGNVREMQNLLERLVIMSDSEYITLEFLKSYLAPGQRGPSSSSAGASAPVPNDELPHCTSLKEVERNEVVAALERSGWIQYKAAQTLGLSARQMGYRVKRYGLESMIAEGRARLRRMKKV; translated from the coding sequence ATGTATCCTTCACTGCATGGACTGAAGCTTTCCGCGCTGTTGGCCATTTGTCAGGCCATCGAGCAGGCGCTTGATCTGGAGTCCGCCCTTGACGGTGTGCTCAGTATTCTTTCGGAGAACCTGAGCATGAAGCGGGCGACAGTGACCCTCTATGACCCGGAAACCAAGCAGCTTTCAATTAATGCTTCCTACGGTTTATCCATAGAAGAGAAGCAGCGCGGGGTTTACCGTCTTGATGAGGGGGTCACCGGGCGTATTTTCCAGACCGGGCAGCCGTACTATGTGCCGGATATCAGCAAGGAACCTCTTTTTCTTGATAAAACCGGGGCCAGAAAGATTGAAAGGGCCAAAATCGGATTTATCGGGGTGCCGATCATCCTGCACAGCGAACCAATCGGTGTGCTTAATGTGGACCGTATATTCGGCGATCATGTGGCTGCTGAAGAAGACATTGATTTCCTGAAAATTGTGGCAACCCTCATCGGCCAGTTTATCAGTCTCAATGAAAAAATTCTTGAGCGTGAAGCAGCCCTCAAGCGTGAAAACACTTCGCTGAAGTATCAGATTTCAAAAAAGTCCAAAGGGCTTTACATTGTCGGTCAGAGTTCAGCCATGGTTGAGGTCCAGCGGCAGTTGGAAAAAGTGGCCCCGACCAAGGCTACAGTCTTGCTGCTGGGTGAATCAGGTGTGGGTAAAACTCTCATGGCCAAGATTATCCATGAGCTTTCCGACCGTAGCAGCCACCCCTTTATCAAGGTTAACTGCGCTTCAATCCCGGAAAACCTGCTTGAATCCGAGCTGTTCGGTCATGAAAAAGGATCTTTTACCGGAGCGGTCTCCACCCGCCCGGGGCGTTTTGAAGAAGCAGACGGCGGGACAATTTTCCTTGATGAGATTGGGGAATTTCCCATGAGCCTGCAGGCCAAGCTTTTGCGGGTATTGCAGGAAAAAGAGCTGGAGCGGATCGGTTCAAACAAGACCCGTAATATTGATGTGCGAATTCTGGCAGCCACAAACCGTGACCTCGGGGTGCTGGTGGAGCGTAATGAATTCCGTCTTGATCTCTATTACCGTTTGAATATCTTCCCCATCACCGTACCTCCCTTGCGGGATCGCAAAGAGGATATTACCGGCCTGCTTAACTACTTTATCCAGAAAATGGCCGATGATTACGGGCGTAAGATGTTCTTCACTCCTGCGGCCCTTGATTCTCTTATGCTATACGATTGGCCGGGCAATGTGCGTGAGATGCAGAACCTGCTGGAGCGGCTGGTTATCATGTCCGACTCCGAATATATTACCCTTGAATTTTTGAAATCATACCTTGCACCGGGACAGCGCGGGCCATCCAGTAGTTCTGCCGGGGCGAGCGCTCCTGTGCCTAATGATGAATTACCTCATTGTACTTCGCTCAAGGAAGTGGAACGCAATGAAGTTGTCGCTGCCTTGGAGCGTAGCGGTTGGATTCAGTACAAGGCGGCGCAAACATTGGGGCTTTCTGCTCGTCAGATGGGCTACCGGGTCAAACGCTACGGACTTGAGTCCATGATTGCAGAAGGGCGGGCCCGCTTGCGGCGTATGAAAAAGGTTTAA
- the flgL gene encoding flagellar hook-associated protein FlgL, whose product MRISTNQIFNMSLYNLNSSMSRMAEANMRNSAQKRVLVPSDDPAAMGGIINCRSFGLETDQYIKNIKTASSWLSLADGVLQQTSTDIGRIKELAEQAATGTLTAEQRRSIGQNLRGILGNLLNKSNTEFGGKSIFAGHKLDTNAYEETLHATTTDPNLPADSVVAVKGGSDSSVDIRFTSGGTVGTDTITYKYSSDGGKTWKNGTLNPGDTELDLGPATVELKNGTAVTEHTDEGGTRLIVRPALEYKGDDNDDLNVATYGETQVNTKADGKFHSDVLVQIDKNGDVNTPPITYSYSLDNGATWVHSNVSADTRLEVPGGSLTLSSGAGSTFSKGDQFVIRPNTADLRLDISQSRSIRVNNVGKEIFGGIYTRPGASNPTPSPDENNSNLFETLGKLIGYVETNDKEGIGECVAGLKKVHEHVEMKAAEIGARMNRAASAEKLADIRKDNNTALLSRLEDADLGELLNELKQSELIYEAVARSSRMINQMSILNYM is encoded by the coding sequence ATGAGAATTTCCACCAATCAGATTTTTAATATGTCGCTTTACAATCTGAACTCATCCATGAGCCGCATGGCTGAGGCCAATATGCGTAACTCTGCGCAGAAGCGGGTGCTGGTTCCTTCTGATGATCCGGCAGCCATGGGCGGGATTATCAATTGCCGTTCCTTCGGTTTGGAGACCGATCAATACATAAAGAATATCAAGACTGCCTCCAGTTGGCTGAGTCTGGCCGACGGCGTACTGCAGCAGACCAGTACTGATATAGGACGCATCAAGGAGTTGGCTGAACAGGCTGCAACCGGAACCCTGACCGCTGAACAGCGTCGTTCCATTGGTCAGAACCTGCGCGGGATTCTGGGCAACCTGCTCAATAAGTCCAATACAGAATTCGGAGGCAAGTCAATTTTCGCCGGACATAAGCTGGATACCAACGCTTATGAGGAGACATTGCATGCAACAACAACCGATCCCAACCTTCCTGCAGATTCTGTTGTAGCAGTGAAGGGGGGCTCGGATAGTTCGGTGGATATCCGTTTCACTTCCGGCGGGACCGTGGGTACCGATACAATCACATATAAATATAGTTCCGATGGCGGCAAGACATGGAAAAACGGAACTTTGAACCCCGGAGACACTGAGCTTGATCTCGGTCCGGCCACTGTGGAGTTGAAGAACGGGACCGCAGTTACAGAACATACGGACGAGGGCGGAACAAGGCTTATCGTTCGCCCGGCCCTTGAGTATAAAGGTGATGATAACGATGACCTCAATGTCGCTACGTATGGAGAAACTCAGGTTAATACCAAGGCTGACGGTAAATTTCATTCAGATGTGCTGGTTCAAATTGATAAGAACGGTGATGTAAACACCCCGCCGATCACCTATTCCTACAGCCTTGATAATGGAGCTACATGGGTTCATTCCAATGTATCCGCTGACACTCGTCTTGAAGTTCCCGGCGGAAGCTTGACCCTGTCTTCCGGTGCTGGCTCGACCTTCAGCAAAGGGGATCAGTTTGTCATCCGTCCAAATACAGCTGACCTTCGCCTCGATATCTCCCAGAGCCGTTCCATTCGGGTCAATAATGTGGGCAAGGAAATCTTCGGCGGAATTTATACCAGACCCGGGGCATCCAACCCGACACCTTCCCCTGACGAGAATAACAGCAACCTCTTTGAAACTCTGGGTAAGCTGATCGGTTACGTGGAGACCAACGACAAAGAAGGCATCGGCGAATGTGTGGCTGGGCTGAAGAAGGTTCATGAGCATGTGGAAATGAAAGCCGCTGAAATCGGGGCGCGCATGAACAGGGCGGCCAGCGCGGAAAAACTGGCCGATATCCGTAAGGATAACAATACGGCCCTGCTGAGTAGGCTGGAGGATGCCGATCTTGGTGAACTGCTTAATGAGTTGAAGCAGAGCGAGCTTATTTATGAAGCTGTGGCCCGCAGTTCGCGGATGATCAATCAAATGTCTATCCTCAATTATATGTAA
- a CDS encoding AMP-binding enzyme: protein MSTKLQLTAHDIREIVSSTLLAEMDYSQKLIHCQEHSLAGNFIPDSKNLQEPEKILERIGAQFTVDPKQLAKQNIAQLAESIFEQTDGRPQQLTFFTSGSTGTPVPASSSFSDLEQEIHSLAEIFADRKRVVSFVPRHHIYGFLFSILLPKALDIPFEYRAALPGAEQIKTMLPGDLIIAFPLLWKKLEKLNCRFPENVYGVTSTGPCPAETINSLQAQGLARMTEVYGSSETGGVGFRHDPADMYTLLLHWKQNGNSTIERTSADGNKQQHTLQDNLEWQGTKFKPLKRSDKAVQVGGINVYPTRVETLFKSNPHVRECAVRLMRPEEGERLKAFIVPADEIEHATLEKELRTLATSELTRHEKPGKYDFGPTLPLSEMGKLSDW from the coding sequence ATGTCTACCAAGCTGCAGCTTACTGCTCATGACATCAGGGAGATAGTTTCTTCAACCCTGCTGGCGGAAATGGATTACAGCCAGAAACTGATCCATTGTCAGGAACACTCCCTTGCCGGGAATTTCATTCCCGATTCAAAGAATCTTCAGGAACCGGAAAAAATTCTTGAACGAATCGGAGCCCAATTCACCGTCGATCCAAAACAGCTGGCAAAACAAAACATCGCTCAACTAGCTGAATCAATCTTCGAACAGACTGACGGCAGACCGCAACAACTGACCTTTTTCACCTCCGGGAGCACCGGAACCCCTGTGCCTGCCAGTTCCAGCTTCTCTGACCTTGAGCAGGAAATTCATTCACTTGCTGAAATATTTGCAGACCGCAAACGGGTGGTCAGCTTTGTTCCCCGTCACCATATTTACGGATTTCTTTTCTCCATCCTGCTGCCCAAAGCTCTGGATATTCCATTTGAATACAGGGCCGCGCTGCCCGGTGCCGAGCAGATTAAAACCATGCTCCCCGGCGACCTGATCATTGCTTTCCCTCTGCTCTGGAAAAAACTTGAAAAGCTGAACTGCCGATTCCCCGAAAATGTGTACGGGGTAACCTCTACCGGACCATGCCCCGCAGAGACCATAAACAGCCTGCAAGCACAAGGACTGGCCCGCATGACTGAGGTCTACGGATCATCCGAGACCGGAGGGGTAGGATTCCGACACGATCCGGCCGACATGTACACTTTGCTGTTGCACTGGAAACAGAACGGAAACTCCACCATTGAAAGAACATCGGCTGACGGAAATAAGCAGCAACATACCCTGCAAGACAATCTTGAATGGCAAGGCACTAAATTTAAGCCCCTGAAAAGGTCCGACAAAGCCGTACAAGTCGGGGGGATCAATGTTTACCCTACACGGGTGGAAACTCTTTTCAAGAGCAATCCGCACGTCCGCGAATGCGCAGTAAGGTTGATGCGACCGGAAGAAGGGGAAAGATTAAAAGCCTTTATCGTCCCCGCAGATGAGATTGAACACGCAACGCTTGAAAAAGAATTACGGACACTTGCGACAAGCGAACTCACCCGTCATGAAAAGCCCGGAAAATACGATTTCGGCCCAACTCTCCCGCTTTCAGAAATGGGGAAACTCAGCGACTGGTAA
- a CDS encoding beta-ketoacyl synthase chain length factor produces MIRLALHGIGTALPEGADTVDTSDLNSYFAPRRLRRVDHFTRMTMLAGCRALHDAAGTVQEDLKTPLPLPEDMGIVISTGYGPSQTIFEFLDSIIDHGAGCASPLAFSHSVHNIPAATMSLFLNNPKPYTTICQLHGPLLAALQTAGCWLNEGRAKKILLGVVDEKTALLKTNTRRLLERKGVTGDLIPLGEGACFFLLGPAAEIENAQYGALEFETLSAQELQQAKLPEHNFCAARSLSRLTELGITASAAQQTDMVCAAGPALVAAAKHSSDSRCIEQAGKNFGLISIKAMG; encoded by the coding sequence ATGATCCGCCTTGCCTTACATGGAATCGGGACAGCATTACCTGAAGGTGCTGACACAGTAGATACTTCCGATCTCAATTCATATTTTGCACCGCGCCGTTTGCGCAGGGTGGACCACTTTACCCGCATGACAATGCTTGCCGGATGCCGCGCCTTGCACGATGCAGCCGGAACAGTGCAGGAAGACCTGAAAACCCCGCTACCTCTGCCCGAAGATATGGGGATAGTCATCAGCACCGGATACGGTCCTTCACAGACTATTTTTGAATTTCTTGATTCCATCATCGACCACGGTGCGGGCTGTGCTTCACCGCTGGCTTTCTCCCATTCAGTACACAATATCCCTGCGGCGACAATGTCTCTTTTCCTGAACAATCCCAAGCCCTACACCACCATCTGCCAGTTACACGGCCCATTGCTGGCTGCATTGCAGACTGCCGGATGCTGGCTGAATGAAGGAAGGGCGAAAAAGATACTTCTTGGTGTGGTGGATGAAAAAACAGCCCTGCTGAAAACCAACACCCGCCGTTTACTGGAAAGAAAAGGAGTTACAGGAGATCTGATTCCGCTCGGCGAAGGAGCCTGTTTCTTCCTGCTCGGTCCAGCTGCCGAAATTGAAAATGCTCAATACGGTGCATTGGAATTTGAAACCCTGTCCGCTCAAGAATTGCAGCAGGCAAAATTGCCCGAACATAACTTTTGCGCTGCACGCTCACTGAGCAGACTGACAGAACTGGGCATCACCGCATCTGCCGCGCAGCAAACAGACATGGTCTGTGCTGCCGGGCCGGCTCTTGTTGCCGCAGCAAAACATTCAAGTGACAGCCGCTGTATTGAACAAGCCGGAAAGAATTTCGGTCTTATTTCTATAAAAGCGATGGGTTGA